In the Vicinamibacterales bacterium genome, one interval contains:
- a CDS encoding TOBE domain-containing protein — protein sequence MNHITARAAAARLGVGYSTFKNWIRQGLVRTTRTPGGHHRVGETEVDRLLARQPKPVRGRARAGATGLIVALSGRNQLRGFVEEVRTDGLLAQVRLRIGDQTLTAVITRDAIQELRLKRGDDAIGIIKSTEVMIARELPEPSRRQSRR from the coding sequence ATGAACCACATCACCGCGCGCGCCGCGGCCGCGCGGCTCGGCGTCGGGTATTCCACTTTCAAGAACTGGATCCGCCAGGGTCTCGTGCGCACCACGCGAACGCCGGGCGGCCATCATCGGGTCGGGGAGACGGAAGTCGACCGGCTGCTGGCGCGGCAGCCGAAGCCGGTGCGCGGCCGCGCGCGCGCCGGCGCCACCGGTCTGATCGTGGCGCTGAGCGGCCGTAACCAGCTGCGCGGGTTCGTCGAGGAGGTGCGCACGGACGGCTTGCTCGCGCAGGTCCGCCTTCGCATCGGCGATCAGACGCTGACCGCCGTCATCACGCGCGACGCCATCCAGGAACTGCGCCTGAAGCGTGGCGACGACGCGATCGGCATCATCAAGTCGACCGAAGTGATGATCGCGCGCGAGCTGCCGGAGCCTTCGCGGCGGCAATCGCGCCGATAG
- a CDS encoding DUF3467 domain-containing protein, with product MNQPKQINFTIVPDDDGRTPRTYANFCAISHTPFDFTLSFCEVQPLSTRDVEAAEAEHIVKAPVRAKIVLPLQVVPNLIAALQEHMRVFSESTGGAAPWGNGPVH from the coding sequence ATGAATCAGCCGAAGCAGATCAATTTCACGATCGTTCCCGACGACGATGGCCGCACGCCGCGCACCTACGCCAACTTCTGCGCCATCTCCCACACGCCCTTCGACTTCACGCTGTCGTTCTGCGAAGTGCAGCCTCTGTCGACGCGGGACGTCGAGGCGGCCGAGGCCGAGCACATCGTGAAGGCGCCGGTTCGCGCCAAGATCGTGCTGCCGCTTCAAGTGGTGCCCAACCTGATTGCCGCACTGCAGGAGCACATGCGCGTGTTCTCGGAATCGACGGGCGGCGCAGCGCCGTGGGGCAACGGACCCGTCCACTAA
- the lexA gene encoding transcriptional repressor LexA produces MTFAFSLHIVPPMLPLTRRQREILDYLNDFIQQHGYAPSLEEIGRRFGLSSLATVHKHLTNLQEKGFIKRAWNRSRSVELVSSRLGGRAVELPLLGYVAAGVPIEAIVGSETIAVPEDLVGRRDTYVLRVKGDSMIDEQIRDGDFVIVEDRRTAENGEMVIALLNGSDVTLKKLYREQGQIRLQPANPAMQPLVVPADQVQVQGVVIGVMRRY; encoded by the coding sequence TTGACTTTCGCTTTTTCTTTGCATATAGTCCCGCCCATGCTGCCTTTGACCCGCCGTCAACGGGAGATTCTCGACTATCTCAACGACTTCATCCAACAGCACGGCTACGCGCCGAGCCTCGAGGAAATCGGGCGGCGGTTTGGCCTGTCGTCGCTTGCCACGGTGCACAAACACCTCACGAATTTGCAGGAGAAGGGCTTCATCAAGCGTGCATGGAACCGCAGCCGGTCGGTCGAGCTGGTGTCCTCCCGCCTCGGCGGACGCGCAGTCGAGCTGCCGCTGCTGGGTTACGTGGCGGCCGGGGTCCCGATCGAGGCGATTGTGGGCAGCGAAACCATCGCCGTCCCTGAGGATCTGGTTGGCCGGCGCGACACCTACGTGCTGCGTGTCAAAGGGGACTCGATGATCGACGAGCAGATCCGCGACGGCGATTTCGTCATCGTCGAGGATCGCCGCACCGCCGAGAACGGTGAAATGGTGATCGCGCTGCTCAACGGGTCGGACGTCACCCTGAAAAAGCTCTATCGCGAGCAGGGGCAGATCAGGCTGCAGCCGGCCAATCCGGCCATGCAGCCCCTTGTCGTACCGGCCGATCAGGTGCAGGTCCAAGGGGTCGTCATCGGCGTCATGCGGCGGTACTAG
- a CDS encoding sigma-70 family RNA polymerase sigma factor — MTVASPTDAELVQACLDGRREAFDLIVERHQRHVYQLCYRFAGNHEDANDLSQDVFIRAYRGLKGFKGQASLGTWLYRIGVNVCLTKVGSAKGRVEPLDPLLAANDNRIASREETAAEALLRGERAAHVRAAIARLPRKQRATLVLRVYHELPHEQIAGILGSSVGAVKANFFHAINNLRKLLS, encoded by the coding sequence GTGACGGTCGCCAGCCCAACCGATGCCGAGCTCGTGCAGGCCTGCCTCGACGGCCGTCGCGAAGCGTTCGATCTCATCGTCGAACGTCATCAACGCCACGTCTACCAGCTCTGCTACCGATTTGCCGGCAATCACGAAGACGCCAACGATCTGAGCCAGGACGTCTTCATTCGGGCGTACCGAGGGCTCAAGGGTTTCAAGGGCCAGGCGTCGCTCGGCACCTGGCTCTACCGGATCGGCGTCAACGTCTGCCTGACCAAGGTGGGAAGCGCGAAAGGCCGAGTGGAGCCGCTGGATCCGCTGCTCGCGGCCAACGACAATCGGATCGCCTCGCGCGAGGAAACGGCGGCGGAGGCGCTGCTGCGCGGAGAGCGGGCCGCGCACGTCCGCGCCGCGATCGCCAGGCTGCCGCGGAAGCAGCGCGCCACCCTGGTGCTGCGCGTCTACCACGAGCTGCCGCACGAGCAGATCGCCGGCATCCTCGGCAGCTCGGTGGGCGCGGTGAAGGCGAATTTCTTCCACGCGATCAACAATCTCAGGAAGCTGCTGTCATGA